Proteins encoded within one genomic window of Pigmentiphaga sp. H8:
- a CDS encoding MFS transporter, translating to MPLSLMALAAGAFGIGTTEFIIMGLLTQVSTDLGISLPTAGTLISGYAIGVAVGAPVLTLLTRTWPRKRLLLSLMLIFIAGNVAAAAAPGYGWLMAARMLTSLTHGTFFGVGAVVATGLVPAHKRASAIALMFSGLTLATLLGVPAGAWIGQHFGWRSAFVAVAVVGLAAYAILALFVPRDQGRPQPSPLGQELAVLGRVQVWAGLGITVFGFAGVFALYTYIEPLLKQVTGMSDNLVAVTLLLFGAGLAAGNLLGGRMADRGVMRALLLTTAGLMAALALGPWAFGQPLMAMAYTIVLGTVAFATVAPMQMRVLQQAGPAGATLVSSLNIAAFNLGNALGAWVGGLTLSGLGLVSVGWAGAALTGVGLLLALWSGRMSVSAPALGQPQQCA from the coding sequence ATGCCGCTCTCTTTAATGGCGCTAGCCGCCGGTGCCTTCGGCATCGGCACCACGGAATTCATCATCATGGGCCTGCTGACCCAGGTCAGCACGGACCTGGGCATCTCCCTTCCCACGGCGGGCACGCTGATCTCGGGCTACGCGATCGGCGTCGCCGTGGGCGCGCCCGTGCTGACGCTGCTGACGCGGACCTGGCCCCGCAAGCGGCTGCTGCTGTCGCTGATGCTCATCTTCATCGCCGGCAACGTCGCGGCCGCGGCGGCGCCCGGCTATGGGTGGCTGATGGCCGCCCGCATGCTGACCTCGCTCACGCACGGCACCTTCTTCGGCGTGGGCGCCGTGGTCGCGACCGGCCTGGTTCCGGCCCACAAGCGGGCCTCGGCCATCGCGCTGATGTTCTCGGGCCTGACGCTGGCCACCCTGCTGGGCGTTCCCGCCGGCGCCTGGATCGGCCAGCACTTCGGCTGGCGCTCGGCCTTCGTCGCGGTGGCCGTGGTGGGCCTGGCCGCCTACGCCATCCTGGCCCTGTTCGTCCCGCGCGATCAGGGCCGTCCGCAGCCCTCGCCGCTGGGCCAGGAACTGGCCGTGCTGGGCCGCGTCCAGGTCTGGGCGGGCCTGGGCATCACCGTGTTCGGCTTTGCCGGCGTGTTCGCGCTCTATACCTATATCGAGCCGCTGCTCAAGCAGGTCACCGGCATGAGCGACAACCTGGTCGCGGTCACGCTGCTGCTGTTCGGCGCGGGCCTGGCCGCCGGCAATCTGCTGGGCGGACGCATGGCCGATCGCGGCGTCATGCGGGCGCTGCTGCTGACCACCGCCGGACTGATGGCGGCGCTGGCGCTCGGCCCCTGGGCCTTCGGCCAGCCCCTGATGGCCATGGCCTACACCATCGTGCTGGGCACCGTGGCCTTCGCCACCGTCGCCCCGATGCAGATGCGGGTGCTGCAGCAGGCCGGCCCCGCCGGCGCCACGCTGGTCTCCAGCCTGAACATCGCCGCCTTCAACCTGGGCAATGCCCTGGGTGCCTGGGTGGGCGGCCTGACCCTGTCGGGCCTGGGCCTGGTGTCCGTGGGCTGGGCCGGCGCCGCGCTCACGGGCGTGGGCCTGCTGCTGGCGCTGTGGAGCGGCCGGATGTCGGTCTCGGCGCCGGCCCTCGGCCAGCCGCAGCAGTGCGCCTGA
- a CDS encoding LysR family transcriptional regulator, whose translation MPTSDKAVRNRAEPAPGEANRSGELETFVLVAERGSLSAAARRLGVSPSAVSKVMSRLEARLGVQLLQRSTRRVLLTAEGTQYYEQGKRVLADLDELETSVAGQAEPRGLVRITASTSTGQTLLGPLIPRLLAAHPGLRLDLSFTDQVVDLLEAGVDIAIRWGRLPASDVVARLLGRTRQVVVGSPGYLAAHGVPRHPDDLRTHLRLGWNYRREVPRWPFEVDGRRIEVEIGEIVRVNDGEVMRRLALDGAGLARLSVYHAWDDLRAGRLVPVLESCNTGDLEPIHAIYMGKPGRLPPRTRAVLDFLQASVDLRYAERTPPRENAEGGG comes from the coding sequence GTGCCGACATCCGACAAGGCCGTCCGCAACCGCGCCGAGCCGGCCCCTGGGGAGGCCAATCGGTCGGGAGAGCTGGAGACCTTCGTGCTGGTGGCCGAACGCGGCAGCCTGTCGGCGGCGGCGCGCCGGCTGGGGGTCTCGCCCTCGGCCGTGAGCAAGGTCATGTCCCGGCTGGAGGCACGGCTGGGCGTGCAGCTCCTGCAACGCAGCACCCGGCGGGTGCTGCTGACGGCCGAAGGCACCCAATACTATGAGCAGGGCAAGCGCGTGCTGGCCGACCTGGACGAACTGGAAACCTCGGTGGCGGGGCAGGCCGAACCCCGCGGGCTGGTGCGGATCACCGCCAGCACGTCGACCGGGCAGACCCTGCTGGGGCCGCTGATTCCGCGGTTGCTGGCGGCGCATCCCGGGCTGCGGCTGGACCTGAGCTTCACCGACCAGGTCGTGGACCTGCTGGAAGCGGGGGTCGACATCGCGATCCGCTGGGGGCGGCTGCCCGCCTCGGACGTGGTGGCGCGGCTCCTGGGCCGCACCCGCCAGGTCGTCGTCGGCAGTCCGGGCTATCTTGCCGCCCACGGCGTCCCCCGGCATCCCGACGACCTGCGCACCCATCTGCGCCTGGGCTGGAACTACCGGCGCGAGGTGCCGCGCTGGCCTTTCGAGGTGGACGGGCGGCGGATCGAGGTCGAGATCGGCGAGATCGTCCGGGTCAACGACGGCGAGGTGATGCGCCGGCTGGCCCTGGACGGCGCCGGGCTGGCCCGCCTGTCGGTCTACCACGCCTGGGACGACCTGCGGGCCGGCCGCCTGGTGCCCGTGCTGGAGTCCTGCAATACGGGCGACCTCGAACCCATCCATGCCATCTACATGGGCAAGCCTGGCCGGCTGCCGCCCCGCACCCGGGCGGTGCTGGATTTCCTGCAGGCCAGCGTCGACCTGCGATACGCCGAACGGACCCCGCCGCGGGAGAATGCGGAAGGCGGTGGCTGA
- the rplN gene encoding 50S ribosomal protein L14, with product MIQMQTTLDVADNTGARSVMCIKVLGGSKRRYAGIGDVIKVSVKDAAPRGRVKKGEIYNAVVVRTAKGVRRKDGSLIRFGGNAAVLLNAKLEPIGTRIFGPVTRELRTERFMKIVSLAPEVL from the coding sequence ATGATTCAAATGCAGACCACGTTGGACGTGGCCGACAACACCGGTGCGCGCTCGGTTATGTGCATCAAGGTGCTCGGCGGCTCCAAGCGCCGCTATGCCGGCATCGGCGACGTCATCAAAGTGAGCGTCAAGGATGCGGCCCCCCGCGGTCGCGTGAAAAAGGGCGAAATCTACAACGCCGTGGTGGTTCGTACCGCCAAGGGCGTCCGTCGCAAGGACGGTTCGCTGATCCGTTTCGGTGGCAATGCCGCCGTGTTGCTCAACGCCAAGCTCGAGCCCATCGGCACTCGCATCTTCGGACCCGTTACGCGTGAACTGCGTACCGAGCGTTTCATGAAGATCGTGTCGCTGGCGCCCGAAGTGCTGTAA
- the rplX gene encoding 50S ribosomal protein L24, translating into MNKIRKGDEVIVLTGKDKAKRGVVLSVAEDRVLVEGINVVKKNVKPNPMANQPGGIIDKTMPIHVSNVAIFNPTSGKADRVSVKKVDGKNVRVFRSNGEAIATKA; encoded by the coding sequence ATGAACAAGATCCGCAAAGGTGACGAAGTCATCGTCCTGACCGGCAAGGACAAGGCGAAGCGCGGCGTCGTGCTGAGCGTTGCCGAAGACCGCGTCCTGGTCGAAGGCATCAACGTCGTCAAGAAGAATGTGAAGCCGAATCCGATGGCCAACCAGCCCGGCGGCATCATCGACAAGACCATGCCCATCCACGTGTCCAACGTGGCGATTTTCAACCCCACCTCCGGCAAGGCCGATCGGGTGAGCGTGAAGAAAGTCGACGGCAAGAATGTGCGCGTTTTCCGTTCCAATGGCGAAGCCATTGCGACGAAAGCGTAA
- the rplE gene encoding 50S ribosomal protein L5 → MARLQDIYREKVVADLTKQFSYKSVMEVPRITKITLNMGVSEAVADKKVIEHATGDLTKIAGQKPVVTKSRKAIAGFKIRENYPIGCMVTLRGARMYEFLDRLISVALPRVRDFRGVSGRAFDGRGNYNIGVKEQIIFPEIEYDKIDTLRGLNISITTTAKTDEEAKALLSAFRFPFRN, encoded by the coding sequence ATGGCCCGTCTTCAAGACATCTACCGCGAGAAGGTCGTTGCCGACCTGACCAAGCAGTTCTCGTACAAGTCCGTGATGGAAGTGCCCCGCATCACCAAGATCACCCTGAACATGGGTGTCTCGGAAGCGGTCGCTGACAAGAAAGTCATCGAGCACGCCACCGGCGACCTGACCAAGATCGCTGGCCAGAAGCCCGTCGTGACCAAGTCGCGCAAGGCTATCGCTGGTTTCAAGATCCGCGAGAACTACCCGATCGGCTGCATGGTGACCCTGCGTGGCGCCCGCATGTACGAATTCCTCGATCGCCTGATCAGCGTCGCGCTGCCGCGCGTGCGCGATTTCCGTGGCGTGTCCGGCCGTGCTTTCGACGGTCGCGGCAACTACAACATCGGTGTGAAAGAACAGATCATCTTCCCCGAGATCGAGTACGACAAGATCGACACGCTTCGTGGGCTGAACATCAGCATCACGACCACGGCCAAGACCGATGAAGAAGCCAAGGCGCTGCTGTCGGCCTTCCGCTTCCCGTTCCGTAATTAA
- the rpsN gene encoding 30S ribosomal protein S14, with protein sequence MAKLSLINRDIKRVKLAAKYAAKRAALQAIVDDASKSDEERYQARLKIQQLPRNANPTRQRNRCAVTGRPRGVFRKFGLARNKLREMAMRGEVPGMTKASW encoded by the coding sequence GTGGCTAAGCTTTCACTCATCAACCGCGATATCAAGCGTGTCAAGCTGGCGGCCAAGTATGCCGCCAAGCGCGCCGCGCTCCAGGCTATCGTCGACGATGCGTCCAAGTCGGACGAAGAACGTTACCAGGCTCGCCTGAAGATTCAGCAGCTGCCCCGTAACGCCAACCCCACCCGCCAGCGCAACCGTTGCGCGGTGACCGGTCGCCCCCGTGGCGTGTTTCGCAAGTTCGGTCTGGCTCGTAACAAACTGCGCGAGATGGCTATGCGCGGCGAAGTTCCGGGCATGACCAAGGCCAGCTGGTAG
- the rpsH gene encoding 30S ribosomal protein S8: MSMSDPIADMLTRIRNAQRVDKASVSMPSSKLKVAIATVLKDEGYIDGFEVKANDGKPELEISLKYYAGRPVIERIERVSKPGLRIYKGRHSIPQVMNGLGVTIVSTSRGVMTDRKARANGVGGEVLCYVA, encoded by the coding sequence ATGAGCATGAGCGATCCGATCGCCGATATGCTGACGCGCATCCGCAATGCGCAGCGCGTAGATAAGGCGTCCGTGTCCATGCCCTCCTCGAAGCTGAAGGTGGCGATTGCCACCGTGCTGAAGGACGAGGGCTATATCGACGGTTTCGAGGTCAAGGCCAACGATGGCAAACCCGAACTCGAAATCTCCCTGAAGTACTACGCCGGCCGTCCGGTCATCGAGCGCATCGAACGCGTCTCGAAGCCTGGCCTGCGTATCTACAAGGGCCGTCATTCCATTCCCCAGGTCATGAACGGCCTGGGCGTGACCATCGTGTCCACCTCTCGTGGCGTGATGACCGATCGCAAGGCGCGCGCCAACGGCGTGGGCGGCGAGGTCCTCTGCTACGTGGCGTAA
- the rplF gene encoding 50S ribosomal protein L6 yields the protein MSRIAKYPVELPKGVEATIAADQITVKGPLGTLVQALTGQVTIAQDAGKLTFVAANDSREAKAMSGTIRALVNNMVTGVSKGFERKLTLVGVGYRAQAQGDAVKLQLGFSHDVVHQMPAGVKVECPTQTEVIVKGANKQQVGQVAAEIRAYRSPEPYKGKGVRYADERVIIKETKKK from the coding sequence ATGTCGCGTATAGCAAAATATCCCGTCGAGCTGCCCAAGGGCGTCGAAGCCACGATCGCTGCCGACCAGATCACTGTCAAGGGTCCCCTGGGCACGCTGGTCCAGGCCCTGACCGGTCAGGTCACGATCGCGCAAGACGCCGGCAAGCTGACTTTCGTCGCCGCCAATGACAGCCGCGAAGCCAAGGCCATGTCCGGTACCATCCGGGCCCTGGTCAACAACATGGTGACCGGCGTGAGCAAGGGCTTCGAGCGCAAGCTGACCCTGGTCGGCGTGGGCTATCGGGCCCAGGCGCAAGGCGATGCCGTCAAGCTGCAGCTCGGTTTCTCGCACGATGTCGTGCACCAGATGCCTGCCGGCGTGAAAGTCGAGTGCCCCACCCAGACGGAAGTGATCGTCAAGGGCGCCAACAAGCAGCAGGTTGGTCAGGTGGCCGCTGAAATCCGCGCCTACCGCTCCCCCGAGCCCTACAAGGGCAAGGGCGTGCGCTATGCGGACGAACGGGTCATCATCAAAGAGACCAAGAAGAAATAA
- the rplR gene encoding 50S ribosomal protein L18 yields the protein MDKKQARLRRAVPTRRKIAELRVHRLSVFRTNLHIYANIISPEGDKVLVSASTVEPEIRQQLAGDSGKGGNVAAATLVGKRVAEKAKAAGIETVAFDRSGFRYHGRVKALADAAREAGLKF from the coding sequence ATGGACAAGAAGCAAGCTCGTTTGCGTCGTGCGGTACCTACCCGCCGGAAGATCGCCGAGTTGCGTGTGCATCGCCTGTCGGTGTTCCGCACCAACCTGCACATCTACGCAAACATCATTTCGCCTGAAGGCGATAAGGTGCTGGTCAGTGCCTCGACCGTCGAACCCGAAATCCGCCAGCAACTGGCGGGAGATTCGGGCAAGGGCGGCAACGTGGCCGCAGCAACCCTGGTGGGCAAGCGCGTGGCCGAGAAGGCCAAGGCCGCCGGTATCGAGACCGTCGCGTTCGATCGCAGCGGTTTCCGCTACCACGGCCGCGTCAAGGCCCTGGCTGATGCCGCGCGTGAAGCCGGCCTGAAGTTTTAA
- the rpsE gene encoding 30S ribosomal protein S5, which produces MAKMQGKNAAAEERDDGLREKMIAVNRVTKVVKGGRILGFAALTVVGDGDGRVGMGKGKAREVPVAVQKAMEEARRKMVKVPLKNGTLYHNVVGKHGASTVLISPAVEGTGVIAGGPMRAIFDVLGVRNVVAKSLGSTNPYNLVRATLNGLSASSTPADVAAKRGKSVEEILG; this is translated from the coding sequence ATGGCCAAGATGCAAGGTAAGAATGCAGCGGCTGAGGAACGCGACGACGGTCTTCGCGAGAAGATGATTGCCGTCAACCGCGTCACGAAAGTCGTGAAGGGCGGTCGTATCCTCGGTTTCGCAGCGCTGACGGTGGTCGGCGATGGCGACGGTCGCGTCGGCATGGGCAAGGGCAAGGCCCGGGAAGTCCCGGTCGCGGTCCAGAAGGCAATGGAAGAAGCCCGCCGCAAGATGGTCAAGGTGCCCCTGAAGAACGGCACCCTGTACCACAATGTGGTCGGCAAGCACGGCGCCTCGACCGTTCTGATCTCGCCCGCCGTCGAAGGTACCGGCGTGATCGCCGGTGGTCCGATGCGCGCGATTTTCGACGTGCTGGGTGTTCGTAACGTGGTGGCCAAGAGCCTCGGCTCGACCAACCCGTACAACCTGGTGCGCGCGACGCTCAACGGTCTGAGCGCAAGCTCGACTCCGGCCGACGTCGCCGCCAAGCGCGGCAAGTCGGTCGAAGAGATCCTGGGGTAA
- the rpmD gene encoding 50S ribosomal protein L30: MTTKKNVKVTLVRSPIGTPESHRATIRGLGLRQLNSSRVLVDTPEVRGMIRKVSYLITVSEA, from the coding sequence ATGACGACGAAGAAAAACGTCAAAGTGACGCTCGTGCGTTCCCCTATCGGAACGCCCGAATCGCACCGCGCCACGATCCGTGGCCTGGGACTGCGCCAGCTGAACAGCTCGCGCGTCCTGGTCGACACGCCCGAAGTGCGCGGCATGATCCGCAAGGTGTCGTATCTGATCACCGTGTCGGAAGCCTGA
- the rplO gene encoding 50S ribosomal protein L15, translated as MQLNTLKPAEGAKHAKRRVGRGIGSGLGKTAGRGHKGQKSRSGGFHKVGFEGGQMPLQRRLPKRGFKSLDQHLYAQVRLSELQALPVDEIDVQALKQAGVVGQQVRYVKVIKTGELSRKVVLKGMTATAGAKAAIEAAGGSLV; from the coding sequence ATGCAACTCAATACGCTCAAGCCCGCCGAAGGCGCCAAGCACGCCAAGCGCCGTGTCGGTCGTGGTATCGGTTCCGGCCTCGGCAAGACCGCCGGCCGCGGCCACAAGGGTCAGAAGTCCCGTTCGGGTGGCTTCCACAAGGTTGGCTTCGAAGGCGGCCAGATGCCGCTGCAGCGCCGGCTGCCCAAGCGTGGCTTCAAGTCGCTGGATCAGCACCTGTATGCGCAGGTCCGCCTGTCCGAACTGCAAGCCCTGCCGGTCGACGAAATCGACGTGCAGGCGCTCAAGCAGGCCGGCGTGGTCGGCCAGCAGGTCCGCTACGTCAAGGTCATCAAGACCGGCGAGCTCTCCCGCAAGGTGGTGCTCAAGGGCATGACGGCGACGGCCGGTGCCAAGGCGGCGATCGAAGCCGCCGGCGGCTCCCTGGTCTGA
- the secY gene encoding preprotein translocase subunit SecY, whose translation MANANALGKTGSKYGDLKRRLVFLLLALVVYRIGTHIPVPGIDPVQLTSLFHQNQGGILGLFNMFSGGALSRFSIFALGIMPYISASIIMQLMTVIVPSLEAIKKEGEAGRRKITQYTRYGTLALALVQSVGISVALESQPGLVIDPGLMFRATTMISLVTGTMFLMWLGEQITERGLGNGISILIFSGIAAGLPHALAGLFELVNTGAMAVLSALFIVVLVVLVTAFVVFVERGQRKIVVNYAKRQVGNRVYGGQSSHLPLKLNMAGVIPPIFASSIILFPATVVSWFSSGDGLRWLKDLAAALSPGQPLYITLYAIAIVFFCFFYTALVFNSRETADNLKKSGAFVPGIRPGEQTARYIDKILMRLTFSGAIYITLVCLLPEFLVLRWNVPFYFGGTSLLIIVVVTMDFMAQVQAYVMSHQYDSLLKKANFKGGNLPVR comes from the coding sequence TTGGCTAATGCGAACGCACTGGGCAAGACCGGCAGCAAGTACGGCGACCTGAAACGCCGGCTGGTCTTCCTGTTGCTCGCCCTGGTGGTGTACCGGATCGGTACGCACATCCCTGTTCCCGGGATCGATCCGGTCCAGTTGACCTCCCTGTTCCATCAGAACCAGGGCGGGATTCTGGGCCTGTTCAACATGTTCTCGGGCGGTGCGCTTTCGCGTTTCTCGATCTTTGCATTGGGGATCATGCCGTACATCTCGGCGTCGATCATCATGCAGCTGATGACGGTCATCGTGCCGTCGTTGGAAGCGATCAAGAAGGAAGGCGAGGCCGGGCGGCGCAAGATTACGCAGTACACGCGCTACGGTACGCTGGCGCTGGCGCTGGTGCAGTCGGTCGGCATTTCGGTCGCGCTGGAGTCGCAGCCCGGGCTGGTCATCGATCCTGGCCTGATGTTCCGGGCCACCACGATGATCTCGCTCGTCACGGGAACGATGTTCCTGATGTGGCTGGGTGAACAGATCACCGAGCGGGGCCTGGGCAACGGCATCTCGATCCTGATCTTCTCGGGTATCGCGGCCGGCCTGCCTCATGCGTTGGCCGGGCTGTTCGAGCTGGTCAACACGGGTGCGATGGCTGTCCTGTCGGCGCTGTTCATCGTCGTGCTGGTGGTGCTGGTGACGGCTTTCGTGGTGTTCGTGGAACGCGGACAGCGCAAGATCGTCGTCAACTACGCCAAGCGCCAGGTGGGCAACCGGGTGTATGGCGGACAAAGCTCGCATCTGCCGCTGAAGCTGAACATGGCAGGGGTGATTCCGCCGATCTTCGCGTCGTCGATCATCCTGTTCCCGGCTACGGTGGTCAGCTGGTTCTCGAGCGGTGACGGCCTGCGCTGGCTGAAGGACCTGGCCGCCGCGTTGTCGCCCGGACAGCCGCTGTACATCACGCTGTATGCCATTGCGATCGTGTTCTTCTGCTTCTTCTACACGGCGCTCGTGTTCAACAGCCGCGAGACCGCCGACAACCTGAAGAAGAGCGGCGCGTTCGTCCCGGGTATCCGTCCGGGCGAGCAGACCGCGCGGTACATCGACAAGATCCTGATGCGCCTGACTTTCAGTGGCGCCATCTACATCACGTTGGTGTGCCTGCTGCCGGAGTTCCTGGTCTTGAGGTGGAACGTGCCGTTCTACTTCGGTGGTACGTCTTTGCTGATTATCGTTGTGGTCACGATGGATTTCATGGCCCAGGTGCAGGCTTACGTGATGTCGCACCAATATGATTCGCTGCTCAAGAAGGCGAACTTCAAGGGCGGAAATCTACCGGTGCGGTAA
- the infA gene encoding translation initiation factor IF-1: protein MSKDDVIQMQGEVVENLPNATFRVKLENGHVVLGHISGKMRMNYIRILPGDRVTVELTPYDLSRARIVFRSK, encoded by the coding sequence ATGTCCAAAGACGACGTTATTCAGATGCAGGGCGAGGTCGTGGAAAACCTGCCCAACGCGACGTTTCGTGTCAAGCTCGAGAATGGCCATGTCGTGCTGGGACATATCTCGGGAAAAATGCGGATGAATTACATCCGTATCCTGCCGGGGGATCGTGTGACGGTCGAACTGACGCCATACGATCTATCGCGAGCAAGAATCGTGTTCCGCTCGAAGTAA
- the rpmJ gene encoding 50S ribosomal protein L36 has translation MKVMASVKAICRNCKVIKRKGVVRIICTDPRHKQRQG, from the coding sequence ATGAAAGTAATGGCATCGGTCAAAGCAATTTGCCGGAACTGCAAGGTCATCAAGCGCAAGGGCGTGGTGCGGATCATCTGCACCGACCCGCGCCACAAGCAACGTCAGGGCTGA
- the rpsM gene encoding 30S ribosomal protein S13, producing the protein MARIAGINIPPHQHTEIGLTAIFGIGRSRARKICEVAGVPSNKKVKDLNDAELERIREQINTFTVEGDLRREIQLSIKRLIDLGSYRGFRHKRGLPVRGQRTRTNARTRKGPRRAAASLKK; encoded by the coding sequence ATGGCCCGTATTGCTGGCATCAACATTCCGCCGCATCAGCACACCGAAATCGGTCTGACGGCTATCTTCGGCATCGGCCGTTCGCGCGCTCGCAAGATTTGCGAAGTGGCCGGCGTGCCGAGCAACAAGAAGGTCAAGGATCTGAACGACGCCGAACTCGAGCGGATTCGCGAACAGATCAACACCTTCACCGTCGAAGGCGATCTGCGTCGTGAAATCCAACTGTCGATCAAGCGTCTGATCGACCTCGGCTCGTACCGTGGCTTCCGCCACAAGCGCGGCCTGCCCGTGCGTGGCCAGCGTACCCGTACGAACGCCCGCACCCGCAAGGGTCCGCGTCGCGCCGCCGCGTCGCTCAAAAAGTAA
- the rpsK gene encoding 30S ribosomal protein S11 — protein sequence MAKSPNSGAQRVRKKVKKNVSDGIAHVHASFNNTIITITDRQGNALSWATSGGAGFKGSRKSTPFAAQVAAESAGRVAMEYGIKTLEVRIKGPGPGRESSVRALNALGIKISSIADITPVPHNGCRPPKRRRI from the coding sequence ATGGCGAAATCCCCGAACAGCGGCGCCCAGCGCGTTCGCAAGAAAGTCAAGAAGAACGTCTCGGACGGCATCGCGCACGTTCACGCGTCCTTCAACAACACCATCATCACGATCACCGATCGCCAGGGCAATGCCCTGTCGTGGGCGACGTCGGGCGGCGCCGGCTTCAAGGGCTCGCGCAAGTCCACCCCGTTCGCGGCCCAGGTCGCGGCGGAGTCCGCCGGTCGCGTGGCGATGGAATACGGCATCAAGACGCTGGAAGTGCGTATCAAGGGCCCCGGTCCCGGCCGCGAATCGTCGGTTCGCGCCCTGAACGCCCTGGGCATCAAGATCTCCAGCATCGCCGACATCACGCCGGTGCCGCACAACGGCTGCCGTCCGCCGAAGCGCAGAAGGATCTGA
- the rpsD gene encoding 30S ribosomal protein S4, which yields MARYIGPKCKLSRREGTDLFLKSARRSLDSKCKLESKPGQHGRTSGARTSDYGLQLREKQKLKRMYGILEKQFRKYFEEAERRKGNTGENLIQLLESRLDNVVYRMGFGSTRAEARQLVSHKALMLNGHTANVPSIIVKAGDVITIREKAKKQARIQEALQLASSQGMPQWVSVDATKLEGTFKQAPDRADVARDINESMVVELYSR from the coding sequence GTGGCACGTTATATTGGCCCCAAATGTAAGCTTTCCCGCCGCGAAGGCACGGACCTCTTCCTGAAGAGCGCCCGCCGTTCGCTGGATTCCAAGTGCAAGCTCGAGAGCAAGCCCGGCCAGCATGGCCGCACCTCGGGTGCCCGTACCTCGGACTACGGTCTGCAGCTGCGCGAGAAGCAAAAGCTCAAGCGCATGTACGGCATTCTGGAAAAGCAGTTCCGCAAGTACTTCGAAGAAGCCGAGCGCCGCAAGGGCAACACCGGCGAAAACCTGATCCAGCTGCTCGAGTCGCGCCTGGACAACGTGGTCTATCGCATGGGCTTCGGCTCGACCCGCGCCGAAGCGCGCCAGTTGGTCAGCCACAAGGCGCTGATGCTGAACGGCCACACCGCCAACGTGCCGTCCATCATCGTCAAGGCCGGCGACGTGATCACCATCCGTGAGAAGGCCAAGAAGCAGGCCCGTATCCAGGAGGCGCTGCAACTGGCCTCCAGCCAGGGCATGCCGCAGTGGGTCAGCGTCGACGCGACCAAGCTGGAAGGCACGTTCAAGCAGGCCCCGGATCGCGCCGATGTCGCCCGCGACATCAACGAATCCATGGTCGTGGAACTCTATTCGCGCTAA